A stretch of the Nissabacter sp. SGAir0207 genome encodes the following:
- a CDS encoding methionine ABC transporter ATP-binding protein: MIEIENLHKQYRTRHGGTVEVLKGISLQVPAGGITAVVGPSGAGKSTLAKCISLLERPSQGSIRVNGQDLSLLGGAALRRERRAIGTVFQSSALLQRKTVWQNVALPLEYLHVAPPAIARHVGELLESVGLADKANRYPAQLSGGQRQRVGIARALALKPAVLLADEATSGLDPEATHAILHLLMQLRDQFGLSIILITHEMDVVRSAADAVAEIRDGRLVQQGEVSDLLAQPGSRLGEQLFPVRALPGAGDLLLQVTYGTRQPVATDWISRLSRQFNLHIDLLGGQVERLGDRQAGRARIAVRFAESPVSAQALVQALHALGLAAEVLEQAPAWREAV; encoded by the coding sequence ATGATTGAGATCGAAAATCTGCATAAACAGTACCGCACCCGCCACGGCGGCACGGTGGAGGTGCTGAAAGGCATCTCGTTGCAGGTGCCAGCGGGCGGCATCACGGCCGTGGTGGGGCCGAGCGGCGCGGGCAAATCCACGCTGGCGAAGTGCATCAGCCTGCTGGAGCGGCCAAGCCAGGGCAGTATCCGCGTCAATGGTCAGGATCTCTCGCTGTTGGGCGGCGCGGCCCTGCGGCGGGAGCGGCGCGCCATCGGCACGGTGTTCCAGTCCTCGGCGCTGCTGCAACGCAAGACCGTCTGGCAGAACGTGGCGCTGCCGCTGGAGTACCTGCACGTAGCACCACCGGCGATCGCGCGCCACGTTGGGGAGCTGCTGGAGAGCGTCGGGCTGGCGGACAAGGCCAACCGCTACCCGGCGCAACTCTCCGGTGGCCAGCGGCAACGGGTGGGTATTGCCCGCGCGCTGGCGCTAAAACCTGCCGTGCTGCTGGCGGATGAGGCCACCTCCGGGCTGGACCCAGAGGCCACCCACGCCATCCTCCACCTGCTGATGCAGCTGCGTGACCAGTTCGGCCTCTCCATCATCCTGATCACCCATGAGATGGATGTGGTGCGCAGCGCCGCCGACGCGGTGGCGGAGATCCGCGACGGTCGGCTGGTGCAACAGGGGGAGGTCAGTGACCTGCTGGCGCAGCCCGGCTCACGGCTGGGGGAGCAACTCTTCCCGGTGCGGGCGCTGCCGGGCGCGGGCGATCTGCTGTTGCAGGTCACCTACGGCACCCGCCAGCCGGTGGCGACAGACTGGATCAGCCGCCTGAGCCGCCAGTTCAACCTGCACATTGACCTGCTCGGCGGCCAGGTGGAGCGGCTGGGCGACCGGCAGGCGGGGCGAGCGCGCATCGCGGTGCGCTTCGCGGAGTCGCCCGTCAGCGCGCAGGCACTGGTGCAGGCGCTCCACGCGCTGGGACTGGCGGCGGAGGTGCTGGAACAGGCACCCGCCTGGCGGGAGGCGGTATGA
- a CDS encoding methionine ABC transporter permease, producing MTHSVDVMSRDTPWNQIAQLMLPAYGETWLMVGIVMLLVVTLGGALGVVLFNTSSRGLFPQPALNRSLGWLVNIGRSLPFLVLMAAIIPFTFWLTGTTIGIPAAIVPMVAAGVPFFARLVENALRELPPEVTAVGLVSGGSPWQIITRAQLSEALPALVAAVTLNLIAMIEYSAIAGTIGAGGIGYLAVVYGYQRFDQHIMIATIVVLIATIQIIQFIGDRLVAALQPHQERN from the coding sequence ATGACGCATTCGGTTGACGTGATGAGCCGGGACACCCCCTGGAACCAGATTGCCCAACTGATGCTGCCAGCCTATGGCGAAACCTGGCTGATGGTCGGCATCGTGATGCTGCTGGTCGTCACGCTCGGCGGCGCGCTGGGGGTGGTGCTGTTCAACACCTCGTCGCGCGGGCTGTTCCCGCAGCCAGCGCTCAATCGCTCGCTGGGCTGGCTGGTCAACATTGGCCGCTCGCTGCCCTTTCTGGTGCTGATGGCCGCCATCATCCCCTTCACCTTCTGGCTGACGGGCACCACCATCGGCATCCCGGCGGCGATTGTGCCGATGGTGGCCGCTGGCGTGCCATTCTTCGCCCGGCTGGTGGAGAACGCGCTGCGCGAACTGCCGCCGGAGGTGACGGCGGTCGGGCTGGTTTCAGGCGGCTCGCCGTGGCAGATCATCACCCGCGCCCAGCTAAGCGAGGCACTGCCGGCGCTGGTGGCGGCCGTGACTCTCAACCTGATCGCCATGATTGAGTACTCCGCCATCGCTGGCACCATCGGTGCGGGCGGCATCGGCTATCTGGCCGTGGTCTACGGCTACCAGCGTTTTGACCAACACATCATGATCGCCACCATCGTGGTGTTGATCGCCACTATCCAGATTATCCAGTTCATTGGCGACCGGCTGGTTGCCGCCTTGCAACCTCACCAGGAGAGGAATTAG
- a CDS encoding MetQ/NlpA family ABC transporter substrate-binding protein, with product MSHPSFEIVKPRRWPWVVAGVAVLAAAGLAWHLYAGQAQAVTFGNTLKVHFEPAMAGEERLINYVAEHVAPDYGLKLEAVGVQDPVQADRAVAAGQYAATVYQHQWWLKQVVDANGFQLTATVPVFQWAFGLYSDRYSSVQALPQGAEIVVPNDGANQGQALWLLQRIGLITLDPAVEPRTATLKDIRENPHGFVFKELDLLTMPRALNSVDAAIGYVSQFDAGKVPREKGILFPPAPKTFASQLVIGTPYLQQASIAKLQQAFADPRVQRWLAETDDPRVKGVLVPVSAN from the coding sequence ATGTCACACCCCTCATTTGAGATCGTCAAGCCACGGCGCTGGCCGTGGGTGGTCGCTGGCGTGGCGGTGCTCGCCGCCGCTGGCCTTGCCTGGCATCTCTACGCCGGGCAGGCGCAGGCGGTCACCTTCGGCAACACGCTGAAAGTGCACTTTGAGCCAGCGATGGCCGGGGAGGAGCGACTGATCAACTATGTCGCCGAGCACGTCGCGCCCGACTACGGGCTGAAGCTGGAGGCAGTGGGCGTTCAGGATCCGGTGCAGGCGGATCGCGCGGTGGCTGCGGGGCAATATGCCGCCACCGTCTACCAGCACCAGTGGTGGCTGAAACAGGTAGTGGATGCCAATGGCTTCCAGCTCACCGCCACCGTGCCGGTGTTCCAGTGGGCGTTTGGCCTCTACTCGGATCGCTACAGCTCGGTGCAGGCGCTACCGCAGGGGGCGGAGATTGTGGTGCCCAACGACGGCGCGAATCAGGGGCAGGCGCTGTGGCTGTTGCAGCGCATTGGCCTGATCACACTCGACCCGGCGGTGGAGCCACGCACCGCCACCCTCAAAGACATCCGCGAGAACCCGCATGGCTTTGTTTTCAAGGAGCTGGATCTGCTCACCATGCCGCGCGCGCTCAACTCGGTGGATGCCGCCATTGGCTACGTCTCGCAGTTTGACGCTGGCAAGGTGCCGCGCGAGAAGGGCATCCTGTTCCCGCCCGCGCCCAAAACCTTTGCCTCCCAGCTGGTGATTGGCACCCCCTACCTGCAACAGGCGAGCATCGCCAAATTGCAGCAGGCGTTCGCCGATCCGCGTGTCCAACGGTGGCTGGCCGAGACCGATGACCCGCGGGTGAAAGGGGTGCTGGTGCCCGTCTCCGCCAACTGA
- a CDS encoding MFS transporter translates to MSTLNLDDELVSAPPSAPVRSASDVARLINTRSDSNSYARMIVFLALGGVFLDAYDLTTLSYGIDDVVREFNLTPTLTGLVTSSIMLGTIIGNLIGGWLTDRYGRYSVFMADMLFFVVSAIAAGLAPNVWVLIGARFLMGIGVGIDLPVAMAYLAEFSKFSGKANKAARLAAWCPMWYAASSVCFLIIFGLYFLLPEQHLDWLWRASLLFGAVPALLIIAVRSKFMNESPLWAANQGDLKGAVRILRDAYGIHAHEAEPDGPSAPPAPKPSFRVLFQKPYRERTIVAGVMNVCISFEYTAIAFFLPSILAQFLGAGVFETISASLGLNVLFAFTGGLLGMRLAWKYPSRHVAIAGFALQFIALVALALIGHPQAAIGIGVAVLMLGLWLFAEGFGPGAQLMIYPALSYPTSIRATGVGFSRSLSGIGSALALFVLPILQASLGTNMFWVVSLSAVIPIVFLLAVRHEPTRHDIDDHSPEGDTP, encoded by the coding sequence ATGAGCACACTTAACCTTGATGATGAACTGGTCAGCGCGCCGCCCTCGGCGCCGGTACGCTCCGCCAGCGACGTGGCGCGGCTGATCAACACCCGCAGCGACAGCAACAGCTATGCCCGCATGATCGTCTTTCTGGCGCTGGGCGGCGTGTTCCTGGACGCCTATGACCTGACGACCCTCTCCTATGGCATTGATGACGTGGTGAGGGAGTTCAATTTGACGCCCACCCTGACCGGGCTGGTCACCTCCTCCATCATGCTGGGCACCATCATCGGCAACCTGATTGGCGGCTGGCTGACGGATCGCTATGGCCGTTACTCGGTGTTTATGGCCGATATGCTGTTCTTTGTGGTGTCGGCGATTGCCGCCGGGCTGGCACCGAATGTCTGGGTGCTGATTGGCGCGCGCTTCCTGATGGGCATCGGCGTCGGCATTGATCTGCCGGTGGCGATGGCCTATCTGGCGGAGTTCTCCAAATTCAGCGGCAAGGCCAACAAGGCGGCGCGGCTGGCTGCCTGGTGCCCGATGTGGTACGCCGCCTCCTCAGTCTGCTTCCTGATTATCTTTGGCCTCTACTTCCTGCTGCCGGAGCAGCACCTTGACTGGCTGTGGCGCGCCTCGCTGCTGTTTGGCGCGGTGCCAGCGCTGCTGATTATCGCGGTGCGCAGCAAATTCATGAACGAGTCGCCGCTGTGGGCCGCCAACCAAGGCGACCTGAAGGGGGCGGTGCGCATCCTGCGTGACGCCTACGGCATCCATGCCCATGAGGCGGAGCCGGATGGCCCCAGCGCGCCGCCTGCGCCGAAGCCCAGCTTCCGCGTGCTGTTCCAGAAACCCTACCGCGAGCGCACGATTGTCGCTGGCGTGATGAACGTCTGCATCTCCTTTGAGTACACCGCCATCGCCTTCTTCCTGCCCTCGATCCTGGCGCAGTTCCTTGGGGCGGGCGTGTTTGAAACCATCTCCGCCTCGCTCGGGCTGAACGTGCTGTTCGCCTTCACCGGCGGTTTGCTGGGAATGCGGCTGGCGTGGAAATACCCGTCGCGCCATGTGGCCATCGCGGGCTTTGCCCTCCAGTTCATCGCGCTGGTGGCGCTGGCGCTGATTGGCCACCCGCAGGCGGCGATTGGCATTGGCGTGGCCGTGCTGATGCTCGGCCTGTGGCTGTTTGCCGAGGGCTTTGGCCCCGGCGCGCAGCTGATGATCTACCCGGCGCTCTCCTATCCGACCTCCATCCGCGCCACCGGCGTGGGCTTCAGCCGCTCGCTCTCCGGCATCGGCAGCGCGCTGGCGTTGTTTGTCCTGCCGATTTTGCAGGCGTCCTTGGGCACCAACATGTTTTGGGTGGTGTCGCTGAGCGCCGTGATCCCAATTGTGTTCCTGCTGGCGGTGCGCCATGAGCCAACCCGCCACGACATTGATGACCATTCACCTGAAGGAGATACCCCATGA
- a CDS encoding acyl-CoA dehydrogenase family protein has protein sequence MSQPLLSTGADEAQLAARFRPLFARIAEGARDRERSRTLPHEPIQWLKAAGFGTLRIPREKGGFGASLPQLFALLTELAEADSNLPQALRAHFAFVEDRLNQPDSPARDRWFQRFLDGELVGSGWTEIGNVKLGEVNTKVTPQAHGWRLEGEKFYSTGTLFADWIDVFAQRSDTGDDVIALVSTHQPGVVREDDWDGFGQRLTGSGTTRFSAAQVELEHVYDFASRFRYQTAFYQHVLLATLAGIGRAVLRDAREGVRDRRRVYSHGNASQVRQDPQVLQVVGQIAAWAWATEASVQQAAHALQRAYEAHAATDEARLQALNVTAEIDADRAQVIASELVPRAATELFNALGASDTRLSKALDRHWRNARTVASHNPVIYKARAVGEWEVNGKTPIFVWQIGNGE, from the coding sequence ATGAGCCAGCCCCTGCTCTCTACCGGCGCCGATGAGGCGCAACTGGCGGCGCGCTTCCGCCCGCTCTTTGCCCGCATCGCCGAGGGCGCGCGTGACCGCGAGCGCAGCCGCACGCTGCCCCATGAGCCGATCCAGTGGCTGAAGGCGGCAGGTTTTGGCACGCTGCGCATCCCGCGTGAGAAGGGGGGCTTCGGTGCTTCCCTGCCACAACTGTTCGCCCTGCTGACCGAGCTGGCGGAGGCCGACTCCAACCTGCCGCAGGCGCTGCGCGCCCACTTCGCTTTTGTGGAGGATCGCCTTAACCAGCCCGACAGCCCGGCGCGTGACCGCTGGTTCCAGCGCTTTCTGGACGGGGAGCTGGTGGGCAGCGGCTGGACGGAGATTGGTAACGTCAAGCTTGGCGAGGTCAATACCAAAGTGACGCCGCAGGCCCACGGCTGGCGGCTGGAGGGGGAGAAGTTCTACAGCACCGGCACCCTGTTTGCCGACTGGATCGACGTATTCGCGCAGCGCAGCGACACCGGTGACGATGTGATCGCGCTGGTCAGTACCCACCAGCCGGGCGTGGTGCGCGAGGATGACTGGGATGGCTTCGGCCAGCGCCTGACCGGCAGCGGCACCACCCGTTTCAGCGCCGCACAGGTGGAGCTGGAGCACGTCTATGACTTTGCCAGCCGCTTCCGTTACCAGACCGCCTTCTACCAGCATGTGCTGCTGGCGACGCTGGCTGGCATTGGCCGGGCCGTGCTGCGTGATGCCCGCGAGGGGGTGCGCGATCGCCGCCGCGTCTATAGCCACGGCAACGCCAGCCAGGTACGGCAGGATCCACAGGTGTTGCAGGTGGTGGGGCAGATTGCCGCCTGGGCCTGGGCCACCGAGGCCAGCGTGCAGCAGGCGGCCCACGCGCTGCAACGTGCCTACGAGGCGCACGCCGCCACGGATGAGGCGCGGTTGCAGGCGCTGAATGTCACGGCGGAGATTGATGCCGACCGGGCGCAGGTGATCGCCAGCGAGCTGGTGCCGCGCGCCGCTACGGAGCTGTTCAATGCACTCGGCGCGTCCGACACCCGGCTCAGCAAGGCGCTCGATCGCCACTGGCGCAACGCCCGCACCGTGGCGTCACACAATCCGGTGATCTACAAGGCGCGCGCCGTGGGGGAGTGGGAGGTCAACGGCAAAACGCCGATCTTCGTCTGGCAGATCGGCAACGGGGAGTAG
- a CDS encoding sulfonate ABC transporter substrate-binding protein, with translation MKTPFGRTLAATALTSALLAVSSASWAAEKPEVVNIGYQKANIFALLKYRGTLDEQFKKQGIKVRWVEFPAGPQMLEGLNVGSIDLAATGDAPPTFAQAAQADLVYLAHSPANPKTEAIVVPENSPIHSVADLKGKRVALNKGSDVNYLLVSALEKAGLTYKDITPVYLPPSDARAAFQRGAVDAWVIWDPFYAEVEAHANARKVQDAEGLVPHYTFYLASRKFADGHPQVAQQVIDELSTLSDWANGHPDEAAKILSQSTGLEQPIWARALSRMPFGAQRMSREVFTEQQALADTFTRIGLLPVKVEVRSATWSQDAALKQ, from the coding sequence ATGAAAACGCCATTTGGCCGCACCCTCGCCGCCACCGCCCTCACCAGCGCCCTGCTGGCCGTCTCCTCCGCAAGCTGGGCGGCAGAGAAGCCCGAGGTGGTGAATATTGGTTACCAGAAGGCGAATATCTTTGCGCTGTTGAAGTACCGCGGCACGCTGGACGAGCAGTTTAAAAAACAGGGGATCAAGGTGCGCTGGGTGGAGTTCCCGGCCGGGCCGCAGATGCTGGAGGGGCTGAACGTCGGCAGCATTGATTTGGCGGCCACCGGCGACGCCCCGCCTACCTTTGCGCAGGCGGCACAGGCCGATCTGGTCTATCTGGCCCACTCCCCGGCCAACCCCAAAACCGAGGCGATTGTGGTGCCAGAGAACTCGCCGATCCACAGCGTTGCTGACCTGAAGGGCAAGCGCGTGGCGCTGAACAAAGGCTCTGACGTCAACTACCTGCTGGTGAGCGCGCTGGAGAAGGCCGGATTGACCTACAAAGACATTACCCCGGTCTACCTGCCGCCGAGCGACGCACGCGCCGCCTTCCAGCGCGGGGCGGTGGATGCCTGGGTGATTTGGGATCCGTTCTACGCCGAGGTGGAGGCCCACGCCAACGCCCGCAAGGTGCAGGACGCCGAGGGGCTGGTGCCGCACTACACCTTCTACCTTGCCAGCCGCAAATTTGCCGATGGCCATCCGCAGGTGGCGCAGCAGGTGATTGATGAACTCTCCACCCTGAGCGACTGGGCCAACGGCCACCCGGATGAGGCGGCGAAAATCCTGTCGCAGTCCACCGGGCTGGAGCAGCCGATCTGGGCGCGCGCGCTGTCACGGATGCCGTTTGGCGCGCAGCGCATGAGCCGAGAGGTCTTCACCGAACAGCAGGCGCTGGCGGATACCTTTACCCGCATCGGCCTGCTGCCGGTGAAAGTGGAGGTGCGCAGCGCCACCTGGTCGCAGGACGCCGCGCTGAAGCAGTAA
- a CDS encoding sugar transporter, which translates to MDIPQTSRRTQWLRVLLLSISAFIFNTTEFVPVGLLTDIAQTYAIDAAHAGWMLTIYAWVVALMSLPLMLLTSKVERKQLLLWTFVVFILSHVLSVVAWNFWVLVAGRIGIALAHAIFWSISASIAIRVAPMGKQTQALSMLATGTALAMVLGLPLGRIIGQLLGWRMTFVVIGVSAIVVLVMLFKLLPSLASEHHASLKSLPALLRQPMLLSLYLFTALVFTAHYTAYSYIEPFIKNIGLMGDGFTTLLLLVFGGAGIIGSLLFGFMGERFATTLLLTSIALITLSMFLLGYVATNAMELLILSLFWGMAIMMVNLSFQVKVLATDPNSPDIIMSIYSSIVNLGIGLGALLGNQIILRTSLGNIGTSGAAIGLLTFIGLSLYLRQRTRRR; encoded by the coding sequence TTGGACATCCCGCAAACCTCGCGCCGCACCCAGTGGCTGCGGGTGCTGCTGTTGAGCATCAGCGCCTTCATCTTCAATACCACGGAGTTCGTGCCGGTTGGCCTGCTGACGGACATTGCGCAGACCTACGCGATTGATGCCGCCCACGCTGGCTGGATGCTGACCATCTACGCTTGGGTGGTGGCGCTGATGTCACTGCCACTGATGCTGCTGACCAGCAAGGTGGAGCGCAAGCAGTTGCTGCTCTGGACGTTCGTGGTGTTTATCCTGAGCCATGTGCTATCGGTGGTCGCCTGGAACTTCTGGGTGCTGGTGGCCGGGCGCATCGGCATTGCGCTGGCGCACGCCATTTTCTGGTCGATCAGCGCCTCAATTGCCATCCGCGTTGCGCCGATGGGCAAACAGACCCAGGCGCTGAGTATGCTGGCGACCGGCACGGCGCTGGCGATGGTGCTCGGCCTGCCGCTCGGGCGGATCATCGGCCAGTTGCTGGGCTGGCGCATGACCTTCGTGGTGATTGGCGTGTCGGCCATCGTGGTGCTGGTGATGCTGTTCAAGCTGCTGCCGTCACTGGCGAGTGAACACCACGCCTCGCTGAAGAGCCTGCCAGCGCTGCTGCGCCAGCCGATGCTGCTCAGCCTCTACCTGTTCACCGCGCTGGTGTTTACCGCACACTACACCGCTTACAGCTACATTGAGCCGTTCATCAAGAACATTGGTTTGATGGGCGATGGCTTCACCACGCTCCTGCTGCTGGTGTTTGGCGGGGCAGGGATCATCGGCAGCCTGCTGTTTGGCTTTATGGGCGAGCGCTTCGCCACCACGCTGCTGCTCACCTCCATCGCGCTGATTACGCTGTCGATGTTCCTGCTCGGCTATGTGGCGACCAATGCGATGGAGCTGCTGATCCTCAGCCTGTTCTGGGGCATGGCGATCATGATGGTCAACCTCTCCTTCCAGGTGAAGGTGCTGGCGACTGACCCCAATTCGCCAGACATCATCATGTCGATCTACTCCTCGATTGTGAACCTGGGGATTGGGCTGGGGGCGCTGCTCGGCAACCAGATTATCCTGCGTACCTCACTGGGCAACATCGGCACCAGCGGCGCGGCCATCGGCCTGTTGACCTTCATCGGGTTGAGCCTCTACCTGCGCCAGCGTACCCGCCGGCGCTAA
- a CDS encoding type II toxin-antitoxin system death-on-curing family toxin yields MNTPLFITSNEVITIHDYILNRTPGVQGLADRGRVDAVVSRVINLYDYMGEKDIFMLAASYLFSISRGHVFTDANKRTALAITLIFLKRNGIDTRLTDNDKLVELTVSTAAGSLSLEQVRVQLQQIIERS; encoded by the coding sequence ATGAACACACCTCTTTTTATTACTAGCAATGAAGTGATAACCATTCATGACTATATCCTCAACCGTACACCCGGTGTGCAAGGCTTGGCAGACCGGGGACGGGTTGACGCAGTGGTATCGCGGGTCATAAATCTTTATGACTATATGGGCGAAAAAGATATTTTCATGTTGGCGGCAAGTTATCTCTTTTCTATTTCCCGCGGGCATGTATTCACAGATGCAAATAAGCGTACCGCACTGGCCATTACTTTGATCTTTTTGAAACGTAATGGCATTGATACACGCCTGACTGACAATGACAAATTGGTTGAATTGACCGTCTCTACCGCTGCGGGATCTTTGTCTCTAGAACAAGTTAGGGTACAGCTTCAGCAAATTATTGAGCGTTCATAA
- a CDS encoding type II toxin-antitoxin system Phd/YefM family antitoxin, whose translation MKEMSYTDARQNLAEILNDVAAGEQVEIIRRGKESAYVVNAQEYRAFMKHKLEREFEEMMSIHGDAIKALADR comes from the coding sequence ATGAAAGAGATGAGTTATACCGACGCGCGCCAAAACCTTGCGGAAATACTCAATGACGTTGCTGCTGGCGAACAAGTTGAGATTATCAGGCGAGGTAAGGAGTCTGCGTATGTTGTAAATGCTCAAGAATACCGGGCATTTATGAAACATAAATTAGAGCGTGAATTTGAAGAGATGATGTCTATACATGGTGATGCCATTAAGGCACTTGCCGATCGATGA
- a CDS encoding acyltransferase, giving the protein MVARRSVGIQDVTLGKDVVIYEPVNLYGCTLGDGVFIGPFVEIQKNSTIGHASKIQSHCFICEFVTIGERCFIGHNVTFANDLFRDGAPNPDPASWGRTVIGNDVSIGSGSTLLAVTICDGAVIGAGSVVTKSITERGIYAGNPARMLRRL; this is encoded by the coding sequence ATGGTAGCGCGACGCAGCGTCGGTATTCAGGACGTCACCCTCGGCAAGGATGTGGTGATCTACGAACCGGTCAACCTTTACGGCTGCACCCTGGGCGATGGGGTCTTCATCGGCCCCTTCGTGGAGATCCAGAAGAACAGCACCATCGGCCACGCCAGCAAAATCCAGTCCCACTGCTTTATCTGCGAATTTGTTACCATTGGCGAGCGCTGCTTCATCGGCCATAACGTCACCTTCGCCAACGACCTGTTCCGCGACGGCGCACCCAACCCTGACCCCGCCAGCTGGGGGCGCACGGTGATTGGCAATGATGTCTCGATCGGCAGCGGCTCCACCCTGCTGGCGGTCACCATCTGCGACGGCGCGGTGATTGGCGCAGGCAGCGTAGTGACCAAATCGATCACCGAGAGAGGCATCTATGCCGGCAACCCGGCCCGGATGCTGCGGCGGCTGTAA
- a CDS encoding MFS transporter: protein MENTSHTPAPAPSAAWAIFALALGSFAIGMSEFSIMGLLSEVCHSLSVTLAQGSQFISAYALGVVIGAPLFSLLTAHLPRKRQLMLFMALFFVGNLGSVLANSYHALVLARFVSGLPHGAFLGVAALAAAALVSPDHRGKAVGRVILGLTLASLLGNPLATLLGEYINWRWAFGVVALLALLDVLLIAVIFPKRGDEAVSSPLKEIKALMNMRIWLTLGIAAIGFGGMFSVISYISPVVTYAVHLSHSWLPVILFAFGLGMVAGNLAGGWAADRKIMPAIFFVLVWSIAVLLLFPLLAPSLLGAIVGSFLIGTNLALCAPLQVRLMQVAGKAQTLAATLNHSAFNIANALGASLGAYVVEHGYPVTYTATYGAILPLLGLVIFAFSLLNERAARYRGEPVAPEA, encoded by the coding sequence ATGGAAAATACCAGTCACACCCCGGCCCCCGCGCCGTCGGCCGCTTGGGCGATTTTCGCCCTGGCGTTGGGCAGCTTTGCCATCGGCATGAGCGAGTTCTCAATCATGGGACTGCTGTCCGAGGTCTGCCACTCCCTCTCTGTCACCCTGGCGCAGGGCAGCCAGTTCATCAGCGCCTACGCGCTGGGCGTGGTGATCGGCGCGCCGCTCTTCTCCCTGCTCACCGCCCACCTGCCGCGCAAACGCCAGCTGATGCTGTTTATGGCACTGTTTTTCGTCGGCAACCTCGGTAGCGTACTGGCGAACAGCTACCATGCGCTGGTACTGGCGCGCTTTGTCAGCGGCCTGCCGCACGGCGCGTTCCTTGGCGTGGCCGCGCTGGCCGCCGCGGCGCTGGTGTCGCCTGACCACCGTGGCAAGGCGGTAGGCCGGGTGATCCTTGGCCTGACGTTGGCCTCGCTGCTCGGCAACCCATTGGCGACGCTGCTGGGCGAGTACATCAACTGGCGCTGGGCATTCGGCGTAGTGGCCCTGCTGGCGCTGCTGGACGTGCTGCTGATCGCCGTGATCTTCCCGAAACGGGGCGACGAGGCGGTCAGTTCGCCGCTGAAGGAGATCAAGGCGTTGATGAATATGCGCATCTGGCTGACGCTGGGTATCGCGGCGATTGGCTTTGGCGGCATGTTCTCGGTGATCAGTTACATTTCGCCGGTGGTGACCTACGCGGTGCACCTCTCCCATAGCTGGCTGCCGGTGATCCTGTTCGCCTTCGGCCTTGGCATGGTGGCTGGCAATTTGGCGGGCGGCTGGGCGGCTGACCGGAAGATCATGCCCGCCATCTTCTTTGTGCTGGTATGGAGCATCGCGGTGCTGCTGCTCTTCCCGCTGCTGGCACCGAGCCTGCTGGGTGCCATCGTTGGTAGCTTCCTGATCGGCACCAACCTGGCGCTCTGCGCGCCGTTGCAGGTGCGGCTGATGCAGGTGGCTGGCAAGGCGCAGACGCTGGCAGCGACCCTTAACCACTCCGCCTTCAACATCGCCAACGCGCTGGGCGCCAGCCTCGGTGCCTATGTGGTGGAGCATGGCTACCCGGTGACCTACACCGCCACCTATGGGGCCATCCTACCGCTGCTGGGGCTGGTGATCTTTGCCTTCTCCCTGCTCAATGAGCGTGCCGCCCGCTACCGTGGCGAGCCGGTGGCGCCAGAGGCGTAA
- a CDS encoding GNAT family N-acetyltransferase, whose product MHFRAMEQSDLPQAWTLSQQVKWPHRLEDWQQALRLGEGVVAEQEGQVVGTILGWRWGEAYATVGLVIVDEAYRGQGIGQQLLLAMLERMPGYTVRLNATEAGKALYEKFGFHVTGLVQQHQCAALGEIAPVAPLAGQRLRPATAEDADLLAALDHRAHGLFRPAMVATLLNEGERVLLLQDAYGQPQGFAGLRRFGHGWLIGPVIAHDPQQARVLISTLMADLAGEFVRVDSDPRLGLCSWLTGQGLQEVDNPTVMVKGTPWVPAPGTPQAFGLLSQAMG is encoded by the coding sequence ATGCATTTTCGTGCAATGGAGCAGAGCGATCTACCTCAGGCGTGGACGCTATCACAACAGGTAAAGTGGCCACACCGGCTGGAGGATTGGCAGCAGGCGCTGCGCCTCGGGGAGGGCGTGGTGGCCGAGCAGGAGGGGCAGGTGGTGGGCACCATCCTCGGTTGGCGCTGGGGTGAGGCCTACGCCACCGTGGGGCTGGTGATTGTGGATGAGGCGTATCGCGGGCAGGGGATCGGGCAGCAGTTGCTGCTTGCCATGCTGGAGCGAATGCCCGGCTACACCGTGCGCCTTAACGCCACTGAGGCGGGCAAGGCGCTCTATGAGAAGTTTGGCTTCCACGTTACCGGTCTGGTGCAACAGCACCAGTGTGCCGCCCTCGGCGAAATCGCGCCGGTCGCCCCACTGGCAGGGCAGCGGCTGCGCCCGGCCACGGCAGAGGATGCGGATCTGCTTGCCGCGCTGGATCACCGCGCCCACGGCCTGTTCCGCCCGGCAATGGTGGCCACGCTATTGAACGAGGGTGAGCGTGTGTTGCTGCTGCAGGATGCCTATGGCCAGCCACAGGGGTTCGCCGGCCTGCGCCGATTCGGGCATGGTTGGCTTATCGGGCCGGTTATTGCCCATGATCCCCAGCAGGCGAGGGTGCTGATCAGCACGCTGATGGCCGATCTGGCGGGCGAGTTTGTGCGCGTTGACAGCGATCCGCGCCTTGGCCTGTGCAGCTGGCTGACAGGGCAGGGGCTGCAAGAGGTGGATAACCCCACCGTGATGGTCAAGGGTACGCCGTGGGTGCCCGCGCCCGGCACGCCGCAGGCGTTTGGCCTGCTGTCACAGGCGATGGGCTAA